Sequence from the Leishmania donovani BPK282A1 complete genome, chromosome 16 genome:
CGTCAGGTCGGTGCGAAGACGGTACTCCCAGTATGGCATCCCCTTATTGCTCGCCGGGTATCCAGGAGGAAAGACTATCTTCATGGTATCATTCAGCACCTGCTCCTTGAGCAGCCGGTCCGacaacgtcgtcgtcgacatGGACGGCGACGCGTTTACTTCGATCAAGTGGGGGTTGATGTGGTCGTCGATGAGGATGTCGTAGCCGTAGAGCTCGTACGAGTGCTTGTCGTTGAACATTACCGGCTCCACCGCCTTGAGCGAGTGGTAGATGAGAAACTGGATGTTCTTGATCATGCCCTCCGCCGTGTACGGGCCGTAGCCCTTCTGCACGTACAGGAACAAGTTCTGGAAAGACCACTTGCCACCGTGCGAGGTGTTGTAATGCTCGTCTCCTTTCTGCAAGGCGACGTTCGTTAGGTGGGAGCCGAGGTCCTCCTGGGCCAGGCTGCTGCCAGCGTATCGCGTCGCGCAGAATCGGGCAAAGCCGTCTTCGTGCAGGTACGCCACGAGAGGCTTGTAGGACGTGACGAGAACGTACAGGCGCAGGTCAAACTTCTTGCCACCGATCAGCAGCGGGTTGGAGATGTAGCGGCTGATAATGTACGAGCCGAGCAacccaccgccgctgccgccggcgccggctggGGTTTGAGACGTCACTGCGCTGGTGGCGTTGAAGCGAGGGGAGGTCGGGCTCGCCAGCGAGCAtccgttgccgccgctcgctgTACCCGGTGCTGACTCTATGCTACTCAGAACTGCGGcgcgctgttgctgcaggACCGACGGCGCGACCCAGTTAGCTCGGTTAGAGGGGCTAGTGGCCAGGAAGGAGGCCATGTTATCCGACTCCTTTTTCTCAGACATCCACCGCTGCAGGGAGCGGACGTCGTCAATGATGAAGATGCCCTTGCCCTGTGACCGCGACGTCGGCTTCACAATCCACtgcgtgccgcgccgccgctggaaCTTCTCCTTGAACATGTTCATGTCGTTTGGAATGTTGTACGTCAGCGGGACGCTGTCGGCAAAGCAGAACGACTTGACAGATAACGGCGGCCTGTGCTCACCGCCAGCGAACGCGAACGCGGACGGGCCTGCTGCGCcctcggcatcggcggcgagggccgATGCCGAGACCCAATCGGTGGCGGTGTGCAGTGTCAGCCGGGCGTAGTTGTCCGCTTGGTGCTCTCGCAAGTAGCGCTTGATGTTCTTGTACATGAGGTCCTTTCGGGTCAGCTCCGCGTGATCGGGGAAGTGGTTGATgatctgctgctcctgccacctgaaggagctggagcagaTCGTGTGGCGGACGCGTCTTACATGCATCCAGAAGAAGTGCCAATCCCCGAGGCCAATGTTCTtgtcctcgccctcgccatTAGCAACAACGCAGATCTCCTCAACATTGATgcgtcgcgcgcgcacctgggaggcggaggtggccgcagcagcgccggctgccTGCATTGCGGTACCGGTGCCCCTGCTCGTGAGAGGTGTCTCGTCCACCCGCGCACTCGTCccttcggcggcgccggcgttggTAGTCGACAGCGgtgacgacgctgctgcagaggtCGTCGGATGCGTCTGCTCCTGCTGGTAGCGCTCGAACATGAAGTGTATTACCTGCTTGTCGAGGTCCGTGCGGTAGCGCAAGGTGCAGTCTCCGTGATGGTGACTGCCGCCGCTACTGCCAATGGAGATACTGGCCACCGCacccgcgcggcggccgttgCCAAGCCCGCTGCTCGGaggtgccgcggcaccaGAGCCGTTCGCGGCCCCTGGCACTATGATCAGTCTTGTATGCCGCTTTCCAGCCAGCGACGTCACCGGCATCACCACACGCGCCGAGGCGCCGTTGTCGAAACCGTCGGcatcgcagctgccgtcgtcgctgtcctccggtggcagcgcacgctgctgctgcagatcaTTCTCATCCATGCCCACTACATCCGCCTGCGGCTccggttgctgctgcggtgactGCTCTACCGAATCCGCATCGACCTCCGGCTTTGGTGCCGGGGC
This genomic interval carries:
- a CDS encoding tubulin tyrosine ligase, putative — translated: MEPATGCKSGGKGKGVKSSAHSKTPAAAPPDASDNFATGAAAVPATSPHATAAALRKKKSTLKKAPTAALARKTKERSRERSLSTPAPTPPLPSSPLSAKRKKRKSAESLVGSEAQLAPSEAAPAPKPEVDADSVEQSPQQQPEPQADVVGMDENDLQQQRALPPEDSDDGSCDADGFDNGASARVVMPVTSLAGKRHTRLIIVPGAANGSGAAAPPSSGLGNGRRAGAVASISIGSSGGSHHHGDCTLRYRTDLDKQVIHFMFERYQQEQTHPTTSAAASSPLSTTNAGAAEGTSARVDETPLTSRGTGTAMQAAGAAAATSASQVRARRINVEEICVVANGEGEDKNIGLGDWHFFWMHVRRVRHTICSSSFRWQEQQIINHFPDHAELTRKDLMYKNIKRYLREHQADNYARLTLHTATDWVSASALAADAEGAAGPSAFAFAGGEHRPPLSVKSFCFADSVPLTYNIPNDMNMFKEKFQRRRGTQWIVKPTSRSQGKGIFIIDDVRSLQRWMSEKKESDNMASFLATSPSNRANWVAPSVLQQQRAAVLSSIESAPGTASGGNGCSLASPTSPRFNATSAVTSQTPAGAGGSGGGLLGSYIISRYISNPLLIGGKKFDLRLYVLVTSYKPLVAYLHEDGFARFCATRYAGSSLAQEDLGSHLTNVALQKGDEHYNTSHGGKWSFQNLFLYVQKGYGPYTAEGMIKNIQFLIYHSLKAVEPVMFNDKHSYELYGYDILIDDHINPHLIEVNASPSMSTTTLSDRLLKEQVLNDTMKIVFPPGYPASNKGMPYWEYRLRTDLTTRQQTGFRLLQF